One window of Acipenser ruthenus chromosome 17, fAciRut3.2 maternal haplotype, whole genome shotgun sequence genomic DNA carries:
- the LOC117974157 gene encoding WD repeat-containing protein on Y chromosome-like, with product MYLPMGDLIITSSGSTSTSVVIMDLNRKNKVYTWKIHKPFCALLVSCGDYIGMLKLEQRGAWQDMLFTYTAKLSITIYNPFFRQVMIGCGCVGRGDRDKVSPAEQRPRARGDDRHVLRHHADTAHHRNGTIKVWNVQNGHNLYKLEPVAEAEVTRVLCYQDHKFLAVGWSRQLALYNTTDHRNTYVVADLSWRGGQLHKEDILAADSCPVLELLATASFDEDIIAWNTETQQVQAQGPLKKPSLLYSWRAHDSTVVSVELLSYDSESFLKNASADKTAWLWTSDGKYMGTIGHEKWILKNPATYQHTQ from the exons ATGTACCTGCCCATGGGAGACCTCATCATTACATCATCAGGGAGCACCTCCACCTCTGTGGTCATCATGGACCTCAACAGGAAGAACAAGGTGTACACCTGGAAAATCCACAAG CCCTTCTGTGCACTGCTGGTGTCCTGCGGGGACTACATAGGCATGCTGAAGCTGGAGCAGAGAGGAGCTTGGCAAGATATGCTCTTCACATACACTGCCAAGCTCTCCATCACCATCTACAACCCCTTCTTCAGACAG GTAATGATCGGCTGTGGTTGTGTGGGACGTGGAGACAGGGACAAAGTTTCTCCAGCTGAACAACGTCCACGGGCAAGAGGAGATGACAGGCATGTCCTTCGACACCATGCAGATACGGCTCATCACAGGAACGGCACCATTAAG GTCTGGAACGTTCAGAATGGCCACAATCTTTACAAGCTGGAGCCTGTAGCAGAAGCAGAGGTGACCAGGGTCCTCTGTTACCAGGACCACAAGTTCCTGGCTGTTGGGTGGAGCCGCCAACTAGCACTGTATAATACCACAGACCACAGG AACACCTATGTGGTGGCGGATCTGTCCTGGAGGGGTGGGCAGCTCCACAAGGAGGATATCCTGGCTGCAGACTCCTGTCCAGTCCTGGAGCTGCTCGCTACGGCCAGCTTCGACGAGGACATTATCGCCTGGAACACAGAAACGCAGCAAGTCCAAGCTCAG GGTCCCTTGAAGAAGCCTTCTTTGCTGTACAGCTGGAGAGCTCACGACAGCACTGTGGTGAGCGTGGAGCTTCTCAGCTACGATTCAGAGTCCTTCCTAAAAAACGCCTCTGCAGATAAGACCGCGTGGCTCTGGACTTCTGATGGGAAGTACATGGGGACCATTGGGCACGAGAAGTGGATCCTGAAAAACCCAGCAACGTACCAGCACACCCAGTAA
- the lrrc45 gene encoding leucine-rich repeat-containing protein 45: MEDFRRTYLRLCKESGLEPHESVLNQLHNVRAAGDSTRLDLATQSLSVDTCAVLGRVLSNDVLFTEVVLSDCMLSEEGVKLLLHGLCSNTTVKVLDLKGNNMRAVGSEALGKLLRQNKSIRRLTLEWNALGMWGEAFSIFCEGLGSNEALKQLDLRNNQINHQGAGELAMALKRNTTLQELDLRWNNIGLLGGRALLESLQQNRTLLQLEMAGNNVPSDTLKAVEQSIDHNSDRKSTLKESRSKTQVLSKEIQSLREEKGKQFLNMMETIDKQREDLGRSSRMSAVRVGQLQEALNERKSAVNSLKAKLQMTEAALALSEQKSHDLGELLSRVKLEKSELKERQSREMNKEQEEAVIREGKLIRELHISTEKTLHLKSKVDELERRCKAQQDHIFDLKQELTNSTAELKLRLAQAEERLEAEKKRSKQTLDDAENLRQKEVDQLNRHREESERSLQDRVQKLEGIRIQLEEELSRVRAMSVTERAQAEEELVKIRNQVRLEEQQRVSHLEEKLRLLTQSRDESQIHCTQQKQTVSELQAKNNHLALEMEGLKRRIEELQQELGGKEQEKVAEVNKVRVELQEQIGHLQAERATQGGLKEKIAALEREMKVQTSNHREALLDKESEIASLLEKLRLKDGEIMRTREDEAQRASFLQKAILTYVQGSPLGSYSPKK; encoded by the exons ATGGAGGATTTCAGGAGGACGTACCTTCGCCTTTGTAAAGAGAGCGGATTGGAGCCGCATGAATCCGTCCTCAATCAGTTGCACAATGTGCGGGCAGCAGGGGACAGCACTCGGCTTGACCTCGCCACGCAGAGCCTCTCAGTCGACACCTGTGCCGTCCTCGGCAGAGTGCTGTCCAACGATGTCTTGTTCACTGAAGTGGTGCTCAGCGACTGCATGCTCAGTGAAGAAG GTGTCAAGCTGCTGTTGCATGGGCTTTGTTCCAACACTACTGTTAAAGTGTTAGATTTAAAG GGTAACAATATGAGAGCTGTCGGTTCAGAGGCGTTGGGTAAATTACTGCGACAGAACAAGTCCATTCGAAG GCTAACACTGGAGTGGAATGCCCTAGGAATGTGGGGAGAGGCATTCTCTATATTCTGTGAGGGTCTGGGATCCAACGAAGCCCTCAAACAGCTCGACCTGCGCAACAACCAGATTAACCACCAGGGGGCAGGAGAGTTAGCTATGGCACTAAAGAGGAACACAACACTGCAAGAGCTTG ATCTTCGCTGGAATAACATTGGGCTGCTTGGAGGGCGTGCGTTACTGGAGTCCCTGCAGCAGAACAGGACGCTGCTACAGCTGGAGATGGCAGGCAACAACGTTCCCAGTGACACACTGAAAGCAGTTG AGCAGTCTATAGATCACAACTCTGACCGGAAGTCCACTCTGAAGGAGAGCCGCAGCAAGACCCAGGTGCTCAGCAAGGAGATTCAGAGCCTGAGAGAGGAGAAGGGCAAACAG TTCTTGAATATGATGGAGACCATCGATAAGCAAAGAGAGGATTTGGGCAGAAGCAGCAG AATGTCTGCGGTACGAGTGGGCCAGTTGCAGGAGGCGCTGAATGAAAGAAAGTCTGCAGTGAATTCTCTCAAAGCGAA gttGCAGATGACTGAGGCTGCCCTGGCACTATCAGAGCAGAAGTCACATGACCTGGGGGAGCTGCTGAGCAGAGTGAAGCTGGAGAAGTCAGAGCTGAAGGAGAGACAGTCCAGGGAGATGAATAAGGAGCAGGAG GAGGCTGTCATAAGAGAAGGTAAACTTATCAGAGAGCTACACATCTCAACTGAGAAGACTCTGCACCTGAAAAGCAAG GTAGACGAACTGGAGCGGAGGTGTAAAGCTCAGCAGGATCACATCTTCGACCTGAAACAAGAACTCACAAACTCCACGGCAGAGCTCAAACTCCGGCTAGCACAGGCAGAAG AACGTTTGGAAGCTGAGAAGAAAAGATCCAAACAGACACTAGATGATGCTGAAAATCTACGGCAAAAAGAG GTGGATCAGCTAAACCGCCAccgagaggagagtgagagatcTCTGCAGGACCGGGTTCAGAAACTGGAAGGGATCCGGATTCAGCTTGAAGAA GAGCTGAGCCGAGTCAGAGCGATGTCTGTAACAGAGCGGGCCCAGGCAGAAGAGGAGCTGGTTAAAATCAGGAATCAAGTGCGACTGGAGGAG CAACAGCGAGTGAGCCACTTGGAGGAGAAGCTGAGACTCCTGACCCAGTCCCGGGATGAGTCCCAGATTCACTGCACCCAGCAGAAACAGACCGTCAGCGAGCTGCAGGCCAAGAACAACCACCTGGCCCTGGAGATGGAGGGGCTGAAACGCAGGATCGAGGAGCTGCAGCAG GAGCTGGGTGGGAAGGAGCAGGAGAAGGTGGCTGAGGTGAACAAGGTGCGGGTGGAGCTGCAGGAGCAGATTGGGCACCTGCAGGCAGAGAGGGCCACGCAGGGGGGCCTGAAGGAGAAGATTGCAGCgctggagagagagatgaaaG TGCAAACAAGCAACCACCGGGAGGCACTGCTGGATAAGGAAAGCGAGATTGCCTCCCTGCTGGAGAAACTGCGACTGAAAGATGGCGAGATCATGCGAACGCGAGAGGATGAAGCCCAGCGAGCCAGCTTTCTTCAGAAAGCAATCCTTACCTACGTGCAAGGCTCTCCTCTGGGCAGCTATAGCCCAAAGAAATGA